The following proteins come from a genomic window of Penaeus monodon isolate SGIC_2016 chromosome 22, NSTDA_Pmon_1, whole genome shotgun sequence:
- the LOC119587104 gene encoding LOW QUALITY PROTEIN: serine/threonine-protein phosphatase 1 regulatory subunit 10-like (The sequence of the model RefSeq protein was modified relative to this genomic sequence to represent the inferred CDS: inserted 1 base in 1 codon) codes for MPLRHGSGQQILITVDVNAVVELSDDSSVRESSGPGRPNGPEGPPDGPGGPFAGPGNFQGSQGGNFPGAGANFAGGPGGFPGGPGSYMGPSGPWGWGPMPGPYSGMPMGPNPFNGPPGNPMGNPQAPYNRNMRERPDGDEGNSMGGSRRGGRGGGSRGGFSLGGRXGRDRRW; via the exons ATGCCTTTAAGGCATGGGAGCGGCCAGCAAATTCTGATTACAGTTGATGTAAATGCAGTTGTTGAACTTTCAGATGACTCATCAGTTCGAGAAAGCAGTGGTCCAGGCAGACCAAATGGTCCCGAGGGACCTCCAGATGGCCCTGGAGGTCCTTTTGCTGGCCCTGGAAACTTCCAAGGAAGTCAAGGAGGCAACTTTCCAGGTGCAGGAGCGAATTTTGCTGGGGGACCTGGAGGATTTCCAGGCGGCCCTGGCTCGTATATGGGACCAAGTGGACCTTGGGGCTGGGGACCAATGCCTGGACCCTACTCAGGAATGCCCATGGGTCCTAACCCCTTCAATGGGCCACCTGGAAATCCCATGGGTAATCCCCAGGCGCCCTACAACAGGAACATGCGTGAGAGACCTGATGGAGATGAGGGCAACAGCATGGGTGGAAGCCGTAGGGGCGGGCGAGGTGGCGGCAGCAGAGGGGGATTCAGCCTCGGTGGGC GGGGCAGGGACAGACGATGGTAA